One part of the Lotus japonicus ecotype B-129 chromosome 2, LjGifu_v1.2 genome encodes these proteins:
- the LOC130740536 gene encoding uncharacterized protein LOC130740536 has protein sequence MYHQSLIHSRKDMDSIRTLRPGRVAWRIRARVIRKWEIAPTSEPSKPYALQLVLIDSEGSKIEAIIKKYMMSKFIRDIVEGNVYKIVYFTVVDNNCSYRAAEHEFKIMFNSKTKIQIEQCDSIPKVGLTLKDTSEIQSTMGESDFLLDVIGLVTAVSDEQQFSKSGNVTRRIELEITDHKGKIKMALFGNYVDVVKGFLAADGVGLAVIVVQFAKVKTYRGEVVIQNVMHATKLLWNAEIPEVAAFRDGLSLHGLDADIPIGQIGGGFHNMPANEEFITMFPRKNIMELHDTAEEGLFLVLAEISGLVDGEKWWYTSCRCRRSVTVEDGIYFCAACSTHVIDVTPRFRIKIEVCDGDEVASFAIFDTDCENILKKSCRELVLGSKGKSVEEYPDAIKELIGKEAIFKVEKSSDHGMKYDDSYKVKKICDDLSIIQLFKDKTKIQTPTMLITHPFSSKTASDDQESPFSDKSIGCSSEFSAVPDSTLSLDDLSQFTESSVTSAASKFEDDGASISKPGKRKRLVQVKTEK, from the exons ATGTATCACCAAAGCTTGATTCACTCACGAAAAG ATATGGATTCCATTCGAACCTTACGCCCTGGCAGAGTAGCATGGAGGATCAGAGCAAGGGTCATTCGGAAATGGGAGATTGCTCCTACTTCTGAACCTTCCAAACCATATGCTTTGCAACTTGTCCTGATTGATTCTGAA GGTTCTAAAATAGAGGCAATTATAAAGAAGTACATGATGAGTAAATTCATAAGGGACATTGTTGAGGGCAATGTCTATAAGATTGTATATTTCACTGTTGTGGACAACAATTGTTCATATCGTGCTGCAGAACATGAGTTCAAGATTATGTTCAATAGCAAAACAAAGATTCAAATTGAGCAGTGTGATAGCATTCCTAAAGTTGGTTTAACATTGAAGGATACATCAGAAATTCAGAGTACCATGGGGGAGTCTGACTTCTTGCTTG ATGTGATTGGTTTGGTTACTGCTGTTTCTGATGAGCAACAGTTCTCAAAATCTGGAAATGTGACTAGAAGGATTGAGTTGGAGATCACTGATCACAA GGGAAAGATAAAGATGGCTTTATTTGGAAACTATGTTGATGTTGTTAAAGGGTTTCTTGCTGCTGATGGAGTTGGACTTGCTGTGATTGTTGTGCAGTTTGCCAAAGTTAAGACATACCGAG GAGAAGTTGTTATTCAAAATGTTATGCATGCTACCAAGTTATTGTGGAATGCTGAGATTCCAGAAGTTGCTGCCTTTCGTGATGG TTTGTCCTTACATGGTCTTGATGCTGATATCCCTATTGGCCAAATTGGTGGTGGATTCCACAACATGCCTGCCAATGAGGAGTTCATTACAATGTTTCCTAGGAAGAACATTATGGAGCTTCATGACACAGCTGAG GAGGGTTTGTTTTTAGTCCTAGCAGAAATTAGTGGCTTAGTTGATGGTGAAAAGTGGTGGTACACTTCATGTCGCTGCCGCAGATCTGTTACTGTTGAGGATGGAATTTATTTCTGTGCTGCTTGCTCCACTCATGTTATTGATGTTACTCCTAG GTTTCGCATAAAGATTGAGGTTTGTGATGGGGATGAGGTTGCTTCCTTTGCAATCTTTGACACTGATTGTGAGAACATTCTAAAGAAGAGTTGCAGGGAGTTAGTTCTAGGCTCAAAG GGAAAATCTGTTGAAGAATACCCTGATGCAATAAAGGAATTGATTGGGAAGGAAGCCATTTTCAAAGTTGAAAAGTCAAGTGATCATGGTATGAAGTATGATGATTCATACAAAGTGAAAAAGATTTGTGATGATTTGTCCATCATTCAGCTTTTCAAGGACAAGACAAAGATTCAAACACCAACTATG CTCATTACTCAtccattttcttccaaaactGCATCTGATGACCAAGAATCTCCGTTCAGTGATAAATCTATTGGTTGTTCTAGCGAATTTTCTGCAGTTCCTGACAGTACTCTCTCTCTTGATGATCTTTCACAATTTACAGAGTCATCAGTTACTTCTGCAGCTTCCAAATTTGAAGATGATGGTGCAAGCATTTCCAAACCTGGAAAGAGGAAGAGGTTGGTGCAAGTAAAGACTGAGAAGTGA